A DNA window from Lachancea thermotolerans CBS 6340 chromosome G complete sequence contains the following coding sequences:
- the DUF1 gene encoding Duf1p (similar to uniprot|Q99247 Saccharomyces cerevisiae YOL087C Hypothetical ORF), whose amino-acid sequence MNKCTVAYGLIPPQSGNAHEAHILPITKIVKPKKFTDYFLTCGRDGAVIKHTTKDGTCQRLRMQVNSDWVSDIAEIGDGRFIVVSHDFFVCLLTLGADEDTWSTKIIGYHDDYAKCVAVLGATADGGIKFATCGLDMKLKVWLLKDNGTSNLLHSFDNAQPLDSGSLYALVSADFEGIPFDLIAGDNNGNFILMSSDTGELVAFVQAAHDTNIKLLHLMDEGRKMLSTSSDGILKLWDVQRLATNNVESALIHTWKWASPVWCVEGASLGNFFVGDSRGAITHVSIKDNSWDNPSLESVVLPPEVSCGGILAMQLVDGGKLWYSHSGDSNLSSVSLDTRETETMEGGFALLRCSLLTNRRHVITQNTNDVVQRWDILSCKLLNTFDASEGSFDEIVVKSNPKEVLPHWCSVSIKTGKLFVTLSPKFLDTEIYGSALEQYKIVNNIELEAENRYNLGRIAVNSLLNDFITYVIAKDKAFRKDLVSKKSSNAGSPALRPTDTTQAESTKHSIKEKRRLSLFTKFGSSEKQFGTPNSIPGTPVLAEEDVLSSEDQFILPPPATAPLEGDASKFAKVDASRTGLLSKRSVSSGSLLTQKLKMFSYNNNTQGSSNSDAEEPDPKPKPLRTASLPHTPVEESEGMKWSLVSNHQAESQPILDSEKAVDDNTMPETPEKKPEHLSDFLAELRKEYVKDYELNASSFKLLGRKTPVSKIIRDNNSPVIEIATGVLLLVNCWKEGSCGDTVSFSTYLPAPQHTPEADMENEDRIQIFQGLERNLPYWMAKALFKDEKTNRDYPKLTFILRPWQDPDSLAHPDGVSTAADQGQQSHHHHLSFHRNKHNEHGSRQLPSVPEAYTKLHAPSMIKVKKVLLYIVDRFETKTPEMKAKTPVQDWLEIICKGQVLDNELALSSVKTLYWKSQGDIVLEYRRKAIPTKETK is encoded by the coding sequence ATGAATAAGTGCACAGTTGCCTACGGGCTTATACCACCCCAGAGTGGCAACGCGCATGAAGCTCACATCCTTCCAATTACCAAGATAGTTAAGCCGAAGAAGTTCACAGATTATTTTCTTACATGCGGCCGAGACGGGGCAGTCATAAAGCATACTACTAAGGATGGTACCTGCCAGCGCCTGAGGATGCAAGTCAATAGCGATTGGGTGAGCGATATTGCTGAAATAGGCGACGGTAGGTTCATTGTGGTAAGCCATGACTTTTTTGTATGCTTACTGACTTTAGGGGCCGATGAAGATACTTGGAGCACCAAGATTATCGGATACCACGACGACTACGCGAAGTGCGTGGCAGTCCTGGGAGCTACGGCAGACGGTGGAATAAAGTTTGCGACTTGTGGCCTCGATATGAAACTTAAAGTCTGGTTACTTAAAGACAACGgaacttcaaatcttctCCATTCATTCGATAACGCACAACCTTTGGACAGTGGGTCACTTTACGCATTAGTTTCCGCAGATTTCGAGGGAATTCCATTTGACTTGATAGCTGGCGACAATAACGGTAACTTCATTTTGATGTCCAGCGATACGGGTGAACTTGTAGCATTTGTTCAGGCCGCTCACGATACTAACATAAAGCTACTTCATTTAATGGACGAAGGTCGCAAAATGCTCAGCACAAGCTCTGATGGTATACTGAAGCTATGGGATGTTCAAAGGCTCGCTACGAACAATGTTGAAAGTGCTCTAATACACACTTGGAAGTGGGCATCACCTGTCTGGTGTGTCGAAGGCGCAAGTTTAGGCAATTTCTTTGTGGGTGACTCCAGGGGAGCGATAACTCACGTTAGCATTAAAGACAACTCATGGGATAATCCAAGTTTAGAGTCTGTTGTTTTACCACCAGAAGTAAGTTGCGGTGGTATCTTAGCAATGCAACTGGTTGACGGCGGAAAGCTATGGTATTCACATTCCGGTGACTCAAACTTGAGCTCCGTTAGCCTAGACACTAGAGAGACTGAAACGATGGAGGGAGGCTTTGCTCTCCTAAGATGCTCGCTACTTACAAACAGGCGCCATGTTATAACCCAGAATACTAACGACGTGGTTCAACGGTGGGATATTTTATCATGCAAGCTGCTTAACACTTTCGATGCTTCTGAGGGTTcctttgatgaaattgtGGTCAAATCGAATCCTAAGGAGGTCCTACCGCACTGGTGTTCGGTATCTATAAAGACAGGGAAGCTATTTGTGACTCTATCACCCAAATTTCTCGATACAGAGATTTACGGAAGTGCTTTAGAACAATACAAGATCGTCAATAACATTGAACTTGAGGCTGAAAACCGATACAACCTAGGCCGTATTGCAGTGAATTCACTCCTAAATGATTTTATCACTTATGTCATAGCAAAGGACAAGGCTTTCAGAAAAGACTTGgtgtcgaagaagagttCAAATGCGGGGTCGCCCGCATTGCGTCCAACTGATACCACGCAAGCGGAATCTACAAAACACTCAATCAAGGAAAAAAGGAGGCTATCTCTGTTCACAAAGTTTGGATCCAGTGAAAAGCAGTTCGGAACCCCGAATTCAATCCCAGGAACCCCTGTGCTAGCGGAAGAAGACGTATTATCAAGCGAGGACCAATTCATCTTACCTCCGCCAGCGACTGCACCACTGGAAGGGGATGCTTCCAAATTTGCCAAAGTTGATGCGTCACGAACGGGACTGCTCAGTAAGAGGTCTGTCAGCTCTGGCTCACTGCTTACacagaagctcaaaatgTTTTCTTATAATAACAATACTCAGGGATCTAGTAATAGTGATGCAGAGGAGCCTGATCCCAAGCCTAAGCCGCTGAGAACTGCCAGCTTGCCTCACACTCCTGTAGAAGAATCCGAAGGGATGAAATGGAGTCTTGTTAGCAACCACCAAGCAGAAAGCCAGCCAATCCTTGATAGCGAAAAAGCTGTCGATGATAATACCATGCCCGAAACTCCGGAGAAAAAGCCTGAACATTTATCGGACTTTTTAGCTGAACTGCGAAAGGAATACGTTAAGGACTATGAGCTAAATGCGTCCAGTTTCAAGCTACTAGGAAGAAAGACACCTGTTTCTAAAATCATAAGAGACAACAATTCACCTGTCATTGAAATCGCGACAGGCGTTCTTCTTCTAGTGAACTGCTGGAAGGAGGGATCTTGCGGGGATACTGTGAGCTTTTCTACTTACCTCCCAGCGCCGCAGCACACCCCAGAAGCTGATATGGAGAATGAAGATAGAATACAAATATTTCAAGGTTTGGAGCGCAACCTCCCCTACTGGATGGCCAAGGCTCTGTTCAAAGACGAAAAAACCAATCGAGACTATCCTAAACTTACATTCATTCTCAGGCCGTGGCAGGATCCAGATTCGCTAGCACATCCTGATGGTGTTTCAACGGCAGCAGATCAAGGCCAGCAATCGCATCATCATCACTTGTCGTTCCACCGAAATAAACACAATGAACACGGGTCCAGACAACTGCCATCTGTACCCGAAGCGTACACCAAGTTGCACGCCCCTAGTATGATAAAGGTTAAGAAGGTGCTTCTGTACATTGTTGACCGTTTTGAAACCAAAACTCCCGAGATGAAGGCCAAAACCCCAGTACAAGACTGGTTGGAGATAATCTGTAAAGGTCAAGTACTGGACAATGAGCTCGCGCTGAGTAGCGTCAAAACATTGTATTGGAAGTCTCAGGGGGATATCGTTTTAGAGTACCGCAGAAAAGCGATACCTACCAAAGAGACTAAATAA
- the MHF1 gene encoding Mhf1p (similar to uniprot|Q3E835 Saccharomyces cerevisiae YOL086W-A Hypothetical ORF identified by homology. See FEBS Letters [2000] 487:31-36.) has translation MSEQNSTSDSHMSEEQKQQLIPQLKGKLWYCLEQLVKKELPSDISYSPKFINALVELCFTQLVDIGGDLEAFARHAGRETIVVEDLMLRLRNSSDLQQLLQQKLEENTAVGPARRADR, from the coding sequence ATGAGTGAGCAAAATAGTACAAGTGATAGCCATATGTCTGAGGAACAAAAGCAGCAACTAATTCCTCAATTGAAAGGAAAGCTCTGGTATTGtctggagcagctggtaAAGAAAGAGTTACCAAGCGATATCAGCTACTCACCTAAATTCATAAACGCGCTTGTAGAGTTGTGCTTCACCCAACTGGTGGATATCGGCGGTGATCTTGAAGCCTTCGCAAGACATGCGGGGCGGGAGACAATAGTGGTCGAGGACCTAATGCTGAGGCTGCGGAACTCAAGCGATTTGCAGCAATTGCTCCAGCAGAAACTGGAAGAAAATACAGCAGTGGGGCCAGCACGTAGGGCGGATAGGTGA
- the MRPS9 gene encoding mitochondrial 37S ribosomal protein uS9m (similar to uniprot|P38120 Saccharomyces cerevisiae YBR146W MRPS9 Mitochondrial ribosomal protein of the small subunit), which yields MFSRLCNAARLAVSHGGRHCRNFSNYAHLSKDYTLQQTRIVPKLTTFYSANPHHEDRIDRLESLLRKYIKLPTVQMTPSEKPAWLSFSEYALIGGGTRLKPIQYQQLVNLLNRLQAIDPELINDEITSELSQYFKKTKLQSSQISIKTLDEFGRSVAVGRRKASTSKVYLVRGSGEVLVNGRQLNDYFVKMKDRESVAYPLKVVEGAGKYNAFVTTSGGGVTGQAEATMHAIAKALLVFNPLLKPRLQKAGVLTRDYRHVERKKPGKKKARKMPTWVKR from the coding sequence ATGTTCAGCAGGCTCTGTAATGCTGCTAGGCTTGCGGTCTCGCACGGTGGGCGACACTGCCGAAATTTCTCCAATTATGCACACTTGAGCAAAGACTACACTCTACAACAAACCAGGATTGTGCCCAAGCTAACGACATTTTATTCTGCCAACCCCCACCACGAAGACCGCATTGACAGACTCGAGTCTTTGCTAAGAAAATACATAAAGCTGCCTACAGTGCAGATGACGCCTAGTGAAAAGCCAGCTTGGCTGTCGTTCTCAGAATACGCGCTGATAGGTGGTGGCACGCGTTTGAAGCCGATTCAGTACCAGCAACTCGTGAATCTGCTCAATCGGTTGCAAGCCATCGACCCCGAACTGATTAACGACGAAATCACCTCTGAGTTGTCTCAATACTTTAAGAAAACCAAACTGCAGTCCTCGCAAATTTCGATCAAAACACTTGATGAGTTTGGCAGAAGTGTTGCTGTTGGGCGCAGAAAGGCCTCCACCTCCAAAGTGTACCTTGTCAGGGGCTCTGGAGAGGTGCTGGTTAATGGGAGACAGCTGAACGACTACTTCGTCAAGATGAAGGACAGAGAATCGGTCGCTTACCCTCTTAAGGTGGTCGAAGGTGCCGGCAAATACAACGCTTTTGTCACCACTTCCGGAGGAGGTGTTACCGGCCAGGCTGAGGCCACTATGCATGCCATTGCTAAGGCGCTTCTGGTGTTCAACCCCCTGCTGAAACCTagacttcaaaaggccGGCGTTTTGACCAGGGACTACAGACACGTGGAAAGGAAGAAGCCcggcaaaaagaaggccagAAAGATGCCTACTTGGGTCAAGAGATGA
- the ADH5 gene encoding alcohol dehydrogenase ADH5 (highly similar to uniprot|P00330 Saccharomyces cerevisiae YOL086C ADH1 Alcohol dehydrogenase involved in the production of certain carboxylate esters) produces MSAHEIPKTQKGVIFYETGGKLEYKDIDVPTPKANELLVNVKYSGVCHTDLHAYHGDWPLPVKLPLVGGHEGAGVVVAMGENVKGWKVGDLAGIKWLNGSCMSCESCELGNESNCPEADLSGYTHDGSFQQYATADAVQAAKIPAGADLAEIAPILCAGITVYKALKSANLQAGDWVAISGAAGGLGSLAVQYAKAMGYRVLGIDGGEEKEQLFRQLGGEVFIDFRTCKDIEGEIIKATNGGAHGVINVSVSEAAIESSTNYVRANGTVVLVGLPAGAKCKSDVFNQVVKSISIVGSYVGNRADTREALDFFVRGLVRSPIKVVGLSTLPEIFEKMEKGQIVGRYVVDTSN; encoded by the coding sequence ATGTCTGCTCACGAAATCCCAAAGACCCAGAAAGGTGTTATCTTCTACGAGACCGGTGGTAAGCTGGAATACAAGGACATCGATGTCCCAACCCCAAAGGCCAACGAGCTTTTGGTCAACGTCAAGTACTCCGGTGTGTGCCACACTGACTTGCACGCCTACCACGGTGACTGGCCATTGCCAGTTAAGTTGCCTCTAGTCGGTGGCCACGAGGGTGCCGGTGTCGTTGTCGCCATGGGTGAGAACGTCAAGGGCTGGAAGGTCGGTGACTTGGCCGGTATCAAGTGGTTGAACGGCTCCTGTATGTCCTGTGAGTCCTGTGAGTTGGGTAACGAGTCCAACTGTCCAGAGGCTGACTTGTCCGGTTACACCCACGACGGTTCTTTCCAGCAGTACGCTACTGCCGATGCCGTCCAGGCCGCTAAGATCCCAGCTGGCGCTGACCTTGCTGAGATCGCCCCAATCCTGTGTGCCGGTATCACTGTCTACAAGGCTTTGAAGTCTGCTAACTTGCAGGCCGGTGACTGGGTTGCCATCTCCGGTGCCGCCGGTGGTTTGGGTTCCCTAGCCGTCCAGTACGCCAAGGCCATGGGTTACCGTGTCTTGGGTATCGACGGTGGTgaggagaaggagcagCTCTTCAGACAGTTGGGTGGTGAGGTCTTCATCGACTTCAGAACCTGCAAGGACATCGAGGGTGAGATCATCAAGGCCACCAACGGTGGTGCTCACGGTGTCATCAACGTCTCTGTCTCCGAGGCCGCCATCGAGTCCTCTACCAACTACGTCAGAGCCAACGGTACCGTCGTCTTGGTCGGTTTGCCAGCTGGCGCCAAGTGCAAGTCTGACGTTTTCAACCAGGTCGTCAAGTCCATCTCTATCGTCGGTTCTTACGTCGGTAACAGAGCTGACACCAGAGAGGCTCTAGACTTCTTCGTCCGTGGTTTGGTCAGATCTCCAATCAAGGTTGTCGGTCTATCTACTCTACCAGAGATTTTCGAGAAGATGGAGAAGGGCCAAATTGTTGGCAGATACGTTGTCGACACCTCCAACTAA
- a CDS encoding KLTH0G15708p (no similarity) yields MMRGWRRAPRRISRGKAFGEPGLAGSCSRRRFWLRTFVQVAATDNCARNGQCPTRPHNIGPRPFALSTHTRTITSAKAPARAGVQHMLRPADTQTAASGVSGLRLRWAANWPGPVRMARTQNRTPRGVRVASDGTGQGLQQQRRRRRAERGPAAVLGVCDFNVRSEDVDSHVCASPSYAPVQSYITCGTRTLLLLGPKSHPTRTQITRPLRNDAAGLKAPAHLGCRITRCMEANAARAPLALARPSTSFASSASAGRPFAPGLWFSYRFSRSFRARANPHRGPIRRPFVSKWCDILFITHAGTPPVQVAHRTIGRAPG; encoded by the coding sequence ATGATGCGAGGTTGGAGAAGGGCCCCGCGGCGTATATCTAGAGGCAAAGCGTTTGGGGAGCCGGGCCTTGCTGGATCTTGTTCTCGAAGGCGATTTTGGCTCAGAACTTTTGTCCAAGTCGCAGCTACCGACAATTGTGCTCGAAACGGCCAATGTCCCACACGACCACATAACATAGGCCCAAGGCCTTTCGCGCTAAGCACGCACACACGAACGATAACCAGTGCCAAGGCGCCCGCTCGTGCGGGTGTTCAGCACATGCTTCGACCGGCGGATACTCAGACAGCAGCTTCCGGTGTATCTGGGCTCCGGCTGCGCTGGGCGGCTAATTGGCCAGGCCCGGTACGCATGGCGCGAACACAGAACCGCACTCCGCGTGGTGTGCGGGTGGCGTCCGACGGCACAGGACAGGGCTTACAGCAACAGCGCCGTCGCCGACGCGCAGAACGCGGCCCAGCAGCGGTGCTTGGCGTGTGTGACTTCAACGTTCGGAGTGAGGATGTGGATAGTCACGTGTGTGCGAGCCCTTCCTACGCACCCGTGCAGAGTTATATCACGTGCGGCACCCGAACGTTGCTTCTTCTGGGTCCGAAATCTCATCCCACTCGCACCCAAATTACCCGCCCCCTCAGAAACGACGCAGCTGGCCTGAAAGCTCCGGCACACCTCGGCTGCCGCATCACCCGATGTATGGAAGCCAACGCGGCCCGGgcgccgctggcgctggcgcgccCGTCTACGAGCTTCGCCTCGAGCGCCTCTGCCGGGCGTCCGTTCGCACCTGGACTATGGTTCAGCTACCGGTTTTCTCGAAGCTTCCGCGCCCGTGCAAATCCACATCGTGGGCCCATTAGGCGCCCATTCGTGTCAAAGTGGTGCGACATCCTATTCATCACACATGCGGGCACACCACCCGTGCAAGTGGCGCATCGCACAATCGGTCGCGCTCCGGGCTGA
- a CDS encoding type I glyceraldehyde-3-phosphate dehydrogenase (highly similar to uniprot|P00358 TDH2, to YGR192C uniprot|P00359 TDH3 and to YJL052W uniprot|P00360 TDH1 Saccharomyces cerevisiae glyceraldehyde 3-phosphate dehydrogenases), translated as MVTTVAINGFGRIGRLVLRIALSRKDLKVAAINDPFIAVEYAAYMFKYDSTHGRYAGEVSHEGSNLIIDGKKIAVFQEKDPAQLPWGKLGVDIAIDSTGVFKELDSAQKHIDAGAKKVVITAPSSTAPMFVVGVNEKEYKGQNIVSNASCTTNCLAPLAKVINDEFGIEEGLMTTVHSLTATQKTVDGPSHKDWRGGRTASGNIIPSSTGAAKAVGKVLPVLQGKLTGMAFRVPTVDVSVVDLTVKLAKETTYDQIKAAVKKASEGSMKGVLGYTEEAVVSTDFVGDSHSSIFDASAGIQLSPKFVKLVSWYDNEYGYSTRVVDLVEHVASA; from the coding sequence ATGGTCACCACAGTTGCTATTAACGGTTTCGGCAGAATCGGTAGATTGGTGTTGAGAATCGCCTTGTCCAGAAAGGACTTGAAGGTCGCCGCCATCAACGACCCTTTCATCGCTGTTGAGTACGCCGCTTACATGTTCAAGTACGACTCCACCCACGGCAGATACGCCGGCGAGGTCTCCCACGAGGGCAGCAACTTGATCATCGACGGTAAGAAGATCGCTGTCTTCCAGGAGAAGGACCCAGCCCAATTGCCATGGGGCAAGCTCGGCGTCGACATCGCCATTGACTCCACCGGTGTCTTCAAGGAGTTGGACTCCGCCCAGAAGCACATCGACGCTGGTGCCAAGAAGGTCGTCATCACCGCTCCTTCCTCCACCGCCCCAATGTTCGTCGTCGGTGTCAACGAGAAGGAGTACAAGGGCCAGAACATCGTTTCCAACGCCTCCTGTACCACCAACTGTTTGGCTCCATTGGCCAAGGTTATCAACGACGAGTTCGGTATTGAGGAGGGTTTGATGACCACCGTCCACTCTTTGACCGCCACCCAGAAGACCGTTGACGGTCCATCCCACAAGGACTGGAGAGGTGGTAGAACCGCTTCCGGTAACATCATCCCATCCTCTACCGGTGCCGCCAAGGCCGTCGGTAAGGTCTTGCCAGTCTTGCAGGGCAAGCTGACCGGTATGGCTTTCAGAGTCCCAACCGTGGATGTTTCCGTTGTCGACTTGACTGTCAAGTTGGCCAAGGAGACCACCTACGACCAGATCAAGGCCGCCGTCAAGAAGGCTTCTGAGGGCAGCATGAAGGGTGTCTTGGGTTACACCGAGGAGGCTGTTGTCTCCACTGACTTCGTCGGTGACTCCCACTCCTCCATCTTCGACGCTTCCGCTGGTATCCAGTTGTCTCCAAAGTTCGTCAAGTTGGTTTCCTGGTACGACAACGAGTACGGTTACTCTACCAGAGTTGTCGACTTGGTTGAGCACGTCGCCAGCGCCTAA